A window of the Mannheimia granulomatis genome harbors these coding sequences:
- the proQ gene encoding RNA chaperone ProQ, producing MSEQQKVEQTQNKTNPTTKEVIAYLSEKFPLCFSLEGEVKPLKIGLFQELAEALAGEETVSKTLLRQVLRNYTNSWRYLAACQPNVARVGLQGEEAGVVTEQEAAHASETLAAAKAVVAERKAQERKAQRKEYFKQKAREENAKKRTDVKVKKAASDESLAALASKFGRN from the coding sequence ATGTCAGAGCAACAAAAAGTGGAACAAACACAGAATAAAACTAACCCAACTACAAAAGAAGTAATCGCTTATTTATCAGAAAAATTCCCACTTTGTTTTAGCCTTGAAGGTGAGGTGAAACCCTTAAAAATCGGGCTTTTCCAAGAGTTGGCGGAGGCTTTGGCTGGGGAGGAAACAGTAAGTAAAACCTTATTGCGTCAAGTGTTACGTAATTACACCAATTCTTGGCGTTATTTAGCGGCTTGTCAACCTAATGTCGCGCGTGTGGGTTTACAAGGCGAAGAAGCCGGGGTGGTAACAGAGCAAGAAGCTGCACATGCTTCAGAAACTTTAGCCGCAGCCAAAGCTGTGGTGGCTGAACGTAAGGCTCAAGAACGTAAAGCACAACGTAAAGAGTACTTTAAGCAAAAGGCCCGTGAAGAAAATGCGAAAAAACGTACAGATGTAAAAGTGAAAAAAGCAGCATCAGATGAAAGTTTAGCTGCTTTGGCAAGTAAATTTGGCCGTAACTAA
- a CDS encoding L,D-transpeptidase family protein, whose product MTKVKTFKLLPMMLAFSSFAVAQTTAPAEAAPVVQDTILPQLSFAAQQARAAELMKQADYALQQEQIRQEEARKFAEAEAKIKQEIGNNALLLSQATTKVYLDSQFSKMWNDKAAEKVFLKEYALLAASGVSSKSAKALQQILNQPEGLGRDILLTDGFLDYLFYSKNVFKNANNWLYSLGSYSPKAPSSEQIDKWVNAVREGESGQFVSNLVPRNHLYRDTTERVLAMAGGFAKKGKNSGEAAQGTSFYKLALNAQRLRIIPNFNNGIFVNIPSYQLYYFRDGALALQSKVIVGRNERRTPVMYSKLSNVVVNPPWNVPTSIMTKDIVPKLARDPGYADRASLEILDGNGNKINARSVNWSQYINAKSTPYRIRQKAGDDSALGRYKFNMPSSDAIYLHDTPNHGLFGKTDRALSSGCVRVAKSDELASILLKEAGWSVDKKNKVLESKKTTSAQIQSDNPVYLYYVTAWVEGGKVQTLPDIYNFDVKIPQTSINWNKVRSLI is encoded by the coding sequence ATGACTAAGGTGAAAACCTTTAAATTATTACCTATGATGCTTGCATTTTCGAGCTTTGCAGTTGCTCAAACAACCGCTCCGGCAGAGGCAGCTCCTGTTGTTCAAGATACAATCTTACCGCAATTGAGTTTTGCAGCCCAGCAGGCTCGAGCAGCGGAATTAATGAAGCAAGCAGATTATGCATTACAGCAAGAACAAATTCGTCAAGAAGAAGCAAGAAAATTTGCTGAGGCTGAAGCTAAAATTAAGCAAGAAATTGGTAATAATGCGTTATTGCTTAGTCAGGCAACGACTAAAGTGTATTTAGACAGCCAGTTTTCTAAGATGTGGAATGATAAAGCTGCGGAAAAAGTATTTTTAAAAGAGTATGCTTTGCTAGCAGCAAGCGGGGTATCATCGAAATCAGCCAAAGCATTACAGCAGATTTTAAATCAGCCGGAAGGATTAGGACGTGATATTCTCTTAACAGACGGTTTTTTAGACTATCTATTTTATAGTAAAAATGTCTTTAAAAATGCGAATAATTGGTTATATAGTCTAGGTAGCTATAGTCCAAAGGCTCCGTCATCTGAGCAAATTGATAAATGGGTAAATGCGGTAAGAGAGGGAGAATCGGGGCAATTTGTGTCTAATCTTGTGCCAAGAAACCATCTATATCGTGATACTACAGAAAGAGTGCTTGCCATGGCAGGTGGTTTTGCGAAAAAAGGTAAAAACAGTGGGGAAGCTGCTCAGGGAACGTCATTTTATAAATTGGCGTTAAATGCACAGCGTTTGCGTATTATTCCGAATTTCAATAACGGCATTTTCGTTAATATTCCAAGCTATCAATTATATTATTTCCGTGATGGGGCTTTAGCTTTACAATCTAAGGTGATTGTTGGACGTAATGAGCGTCGTACCCCGGTGATGTACAGCAAATTGAGTAATGTGGTTGTTAACCCGCCTTGGAATGTACCAACCAGTATTATGACTAAAGATATTGTGCCGAAGCTAGCTCGTGATCCAGGGTATGCTGATCGTGCCAGTCTAGAGATTCTGGATGGTAACGGTAATAAAATTAATGCTCGTAGTGTGAATTGGTCTCAATATATCAATGCAAAAAGTACACCATATCGCATTCGTCAGAAAGCAGGTGATGACAGTGCTTTAGGGCGTTATAAATTCAATATGCCAAGTTCTGATGCGATTTATTTACATGATACTCCAAATCATGGCTTATTCGGAAAAACTGACCGTGCTTTAAGCTCTGGCTGTGTACGTGTGGCAAAATCAGATGAGTTAGCCTCTATTCTGCTAAAAGAAGCAGGTTGGAGCGTAGATAAGAAAAACAAAGTATTAGAGAGCAAAAAAACCACTTCAGCACAAATCCAATCAGATAATCCGGTTTATCTATATTATGTTACTGCTTGGGTTGAAGGTGGAAAAGTGCAAACTTTACCGGATATCTATAACTTTGATGTAAAAATTCCGCAAACTTCAATTAATTGGAATAAAGTGAGAAGTTTGATTTAG
- the prc gene encoding carboxy terminal-processing peptidase — MKLKELNKIVALGLGFFISTVWAVQPDIKESAIIIPKPNEQHSLSTKRVTARLTQSHYYKFQLNDEFAGKIFNRYIDWIDPAHNTFLRSDIEEMRAKYASTLDDDLYAGKLDAAFSMYELMSKRRYERYRYALSLLDKEPDLKSADQIEIDREKAPFPTTEQEANMLWEQRVKNDIINLYLKGKKWPEIKKTLIKRYNFAIKRLTQSKADDILQSYLNSFSREIDPHTSYLSPRSAKAFQESMNLSLEGIGATLSQEDDVTTIKSLVPGAPASNSKKLAVGDKIVGVGQGDKGEIEDVIGWRLDDVVDKIKGKKGTKVRLEIEPVKGGKAKIITLVRDKVRIEDSAAKLTVEKVEGKNVGVIKIPTFYIGLTADVRKLLTEMDKKNVEGLIIDLRENGGGSLTEVIELTGLFIKDGPVVQVQDAFNRIKVHEDPESKTVYDGKVMVMINRHSASASEIFAAAMQDYNRAIIVGQQTFGKGTVQQSRSLNFVYDLDQEPLGFIQYTIQKFYRINGGSTQLKGVDADIKFPEIINAAKTGESFEDNALPWDKVPAATYKETGNARSAVAALTAKHEERIAKHPEFIVLNENIAIRKERDERKFLSLNLVERLKENKVDDDKRLKDINARFAREGKKPLKDIDDLPKDYEAPDFFLKEAVQMMADWSEIDKKS; from the coding sequence ATGAAATTAAAAGAATTAAATAAAATTGTTGCACTTGGCTTGGGCTTTTTTATCAGTACTGTTTGGGCTGTTCAGCCAGATATTAAAGAAAGTGCGATTATCATTCCAAAACCTAATGAACAACATAGCTTATCAACAAAGCGTGTTACCGCTCGTTTAACGCAGTCTCATTATTATAAATTCCAATTAAATGATGAGTTTGCAGGCAAAATTTTTAACCGTTATATTGATTGGATTGACCCGGCACATAATACCTTTCTTAGATCGGATATTGAGGAAATGCGTGCGAAATATGCATCTACCTTGGATGACGATTTATATGCAGGTAAATTAGATGCGGCATTTTCGATGTATGAGTTAATGTCCAAACGCCGTTATGAGCGTTATCGCTATGCATTATCGTTACTAGATAAAGAGCCGGATCTTAAAAGTGCTGATCAAATCGAGATTGATCGTGAAAAAGCTCCCTTCCCGACAACAGAGCAGGAAGCAAATATGTTGTGGGAGCAGCGTGTTAAAAATGACATTATCAATTTATATCTAAAAGGTAAAAAATGGCCTGAGATTAAGAAAACATTAATTAAGCGTTATAACTTCGCTATTAAACGTTTAACACAGTCGAAGGCTGACGATATTTTACAAAGTTATTTAAATTCGTTCTCGCGTGAAATTGACCCACATACCAGCTATTTATCGCCTCGTTCGGCAAAAGCCTTCCAAGAGAGTATGAACCTTTCATTAGAAGGGATTGGTGCGACTCTTTCACAAGAGGATGATGTTACAACGATTAAATCTTTAGTTCCCGGTGCACCTGCTTCTAACAGTAAGAAGCTTGCTGTTGGTGATAAAATTGTCGGTGTTGGTCAAGGAGATAAAGGTGAAATCGAAGATGTTATCGGTTGGCGTTTAGATGATGTGGTCGATAAAATCAAAGGTAAAAAAGGGACAAAAGTTCGCTTAGAAATTGAGCCGGTAAAAGGCGGTAAAGCGAAAATTATTACTCTTGTACGTGATAAAGTCCGTATTGAGGATAGTGCGGCTAAATTGACCGTTGAAAAAGTAGAGGGTAAGAATGTAGGAGTAATTAAGATCCCAACGTTCTATATCGGCTTAACTGCGGATGTACGCAAACTCTTAACCGAAATGGATAAGAAAAACGTTGAAGGGTTAATTATTGACTTACGTGAAAATGGCGGTGGTTCATTAACGGAAGTGATTGAGTTAACCGGCTTATTTATTAAAGACGGTCCGGTAGTTCAAGTGCAAGATGCCTTTAATCGTATTAAAGTACATGAAGATCCGGAATCTAAAACAGTATATGACGGTAAAGTGATGGTGATGATTAATCGCCATAGTGCTTCAGCCTCTGAAATTTTTGCCGCTGCAATGCAAGATTATAACCGTGCTATCATCGTGGGGCAGCAAACCTTTGGTAAAGGAACGGTGCAACAAAGCCGCTCACTGAACTTTGTGTACGACTTAGATCAGGAACCGCTCGGCTTTATTCAATATACGATCCAAAAATTCTACCGTATTAACGGTGGCAGTACCCAATTAAAAGGGGTGGATGCGGATATTAAGTTCCCTGAAATTATTAATGCAGCGAAAACAGGCGAAAGCTTTGAAGATAATGCTTTGCCTTGGGATAAAGTACCAGCTGCAACTTATAAAGAGACGGGGAATGCAAGAAGTGCGGTGGCTGCTTTGACAGCGAAGCACGAAGAGCGTATTGCGAAACATCCTGAATTTATCGTGTTAAATGAAAATATCGCTATTCGAAAAGAGCGTGATGAGCGTAAGTTCTTATCATTAAACTTGGTGGAGCGTTTAAAAGAAAACAAAGTTGATGATGATAAACGCTTAAAAGATATTAACGCTCGTTTTGCTCGTGAAGGGAAGAAACCATTAAAAGATATTGATGATTTGCCAAAAGATTATGAAGCTCCGGATTTCTTCTTAAAAGAAGCAGTGCAGATGATGGCAGATTGGTCAGAAATTGATAAAAAGTCATAA
- a CDS encoding cold-shock protein has product MSAVTGTVKWFNSTKGFGFITPDQGGKDVFVHFSAIEANGGYRTLEDGAKVQFEIQDSERGASAINVKTI; this is encoded by the coding sequence ATGTCAGCAGTTACTGGTACCGTAAAATGGTTCAACTCAACTAAAGGTTTTGGTTTTATTACCCCTGATCAAGGCGGGAAAGACGTGTTCGTTCACTTTTCTGCAATTGAAGCAAACGGTGGGTACCGTACATTAGAAGATGGTGCAAAAGTTCAATTCGAAATCCAAGATTCAGAACGTGGCGCATCAGCAATCAACGTGAAAACAATCTAA
- the proC gene encoding pyrroline-5-carboxylate reductase codes for MNYKKLAFIGTGNMAYAIIQGLLKSGYPATQMIACNKSNLARREALQAVGIATHFANVDAVKQADVVVLAVKPQMMAEVCAEFAEVDFSEKWVISVAAGISVKRLEALLPTAKNIIRTMPNTPSLIGEGMTGLFAKKSVNSTACEFAESLMSAVGKCYWVESEDKINQIIAITGSSPAYFFRFMEAMQQSAMQMGFSEQDARLLVQSAALGAAKLVVENPETPLATLRENVTSKGGTTAKALEVFEQAKLQETVDKAMRAAVHRAEEMEQSL; via the coding sequence ATGAATTACAAAAAACTTGCCTTTATCGGCACTGGTAATATGGCGTATGCCATTATTCAAGGTTTATTGAAAAGTGGCTATCCTGCCACCCAAATGATAGCGTGCAATAAAAGTAATTTAGCCCGCCGTGAGGCATTACAAGCGGTCGGAATTGCCACACATTTTGCAAATGTGGATGCGGTAAAGCAGGCTGATGTGGTGGTGTTGGCAGTCAAACCGCAGATGATGGCGGAAGTTTGTGCTGAATTCGCCGAGGTAGATTTTTCCGAGAAATGGGTGATTTCCGTTGCTGCTGGAATCTCGGTGAAACGTTTGGAAGCACTGTTGCCTACGGCGAAAAATATTATCCGTACTATGCCGAATACACCTTCGCTTATCGGTGAGGGAATGACAGGCTTATTTGCAAAAAAATCGGTAAATTCGACCGCTTGTGAGTTTGCCGAAAGTTTGATGTCAGCGGTTGGTAAATGTTATTGGGTAGAATCGGAAGATAAAATCAACCAAATTATTGCGATTACCGGCTCAAGTCCGGCATATTTTTTCCGCTTTATGGAGGCAATGCAACAAAGTGCAATGCAGATGGGCTTTAGTGAGCAAGATGCCAGACTTCTCGTGCAATCTGCAGCTCTCGGGGCGGCAAAATTAGTGGTGGAAAATCCGGAAACGCCACTGGCTACTTTACGCGAAAATGTGACCTCAAAAGGTGGCACAACGGCTAAAGCCCTTGAGGTATTTGAGCAGGCTAAGCTACAAGAAACAGTGGATAAAGCAATGCGAGCAGCGGTTCACCGAGCGGAAGAAATGGAGCAGTCGTTATGA
- a CDS encoding 3-phenylpropionate MFS transporter: MMLVSPFKWAAFNYFGYFCAYGVLIPFLPVWLKHHGYSTETIGLLAAIGYLFRFCGSMLASQCVKQVGQLIPTARYLTWFNLLAALVLAFSGENFWLLFPVLMLFQIFNSGAMPIADSIASIWQRQIGLDYGKARLFGSIAFVVGSLSAGYLIGLFGQDVVVWVIIGFLTLLGLGQLASPTVGFEAKTATATGSSITYLQLLREPETLRVMIAVSLISASHAAYYTYSTIHWSGAGISTQMTSLLWGLAVAAEILFFLVCKRLFKSWKISHLMILSAVFAIIRWATMASTTAILPMMMAQILHSVTFGAAHIAVIRYISMQSAERVTKLQGLYFGLASCAVMAVFTFVAGILYQNSPSLTFYLMAAFVVPAIFIMPKKFEVQITR, from the coding sequence ATGATGTTAGTTTCTCCTTTTAAATGGGCAGCCTTTAACTATTTTGGCTATTTTTGTGCCTATGGGGTATTGATTCCTTTTCTTCCTGTGTGGTTAAAACATCACGGTTATTCGACCGAAACTATCGGCTTATTGGCTGCAATTGGGTATTTGTTCCGCTTTTGTGGCAGCATGCTTGCCTCTCAATGTGTGAAGCAGGTAGGGCAATTGATTCCCACTGCTCGTTATTTGACATGGTTTAATCTTTTGGCTGCCTTGGTATTGGCCTTTTCCGGGGAAAATTTTTGGCTACTTTTCCCTGTATTAATGCTGTTTCAGATTTTTAATTCGGGCGCTATGCCGATTGCAGACAGTATTGCCTCTATTTGGCAGCGCCAGATAGGTCTAGATTATGGCAAGGCAAGATTATTTGGCTCTATTGCTTTTGTGGTTGGATCGCTATCTGCAGGATACTTGATTGGGTTATTCGGGCAAGATGTGGTGGTTTGGGTAATTATAGGCTTTTTGACTTTGTTGGGGCTTGGGCAATTAGCTTCGCCTACAGTCGGTTTTGAGGCAAAAACGGCTACAGCGACAGGCTCAAGCATTACCTATCTTCAATTATTAAGAGAGCCGGAAACTTTAAGAGTGATGATTGCAGTTTCCCTGATTTCGGCTTCACATGCGGCTTACTACACCTATAGCACTATTCATTGGTCTGGTGCCGGTATTTCAACGCAAATGACAAGTCTGCTTTGGGGATTAGCGGTTGCGGCAGAAATTTTGTTCTTTTTAGTCTGTAAGCGGTTGTTTAAATCGTGGAAAATTAGCCATTTAATGATTTTATCTGCTGTGTTTGCCATTATCCGTTGGGCAACAATGGCAAGTACGACGGCAATTTTGCCGATGATGATGGCACAAATTTTACATTCGGTAACTTTTGGGGCTGCACATATTGCAGTAATTCGCTATATTTCTATGCAATCGGCAGAACGAGTAACTAAGTTACAGGGGCTTTATTTTGGCTTGGCAAGCTGTGCGGTAATGGCGGTGTTTACCTTTGTAGCAGGGATTTTATACCAAAATTCTCCAAGTTTGACTTTCTACTTAATGGCAGCTTTTGTGGTGCCGGCAATTTTTATTATGCCGAAGAAATTTGAAGTACAAATTACAAGATAA